The following are from one region of the Microbacterium sp. cx-55 genome:
- the pstS gene encoding phosphate ABC transporter substrate-binding protein PstS, with amino-acid sequence MIPRFRRRAVCGALVALIVSALAFGAAVPASAASYVAIAGSGSTWSQNALDQWRRNVASNYGMTVNFSGTGSSAGRSDFIKGSVDFAVSEIPFQRTPEDGSAPEISERGYAYLPIVAGGTSLMYNLKIGGKKVDNLQMSGDVVAKIFAGQIKKWNDPAIVADNPGLALPDKDIMPVVRSDGSGSTAQFTKWMATQYPSIWTTPMTSQFPTSKLSAYKAQSGSLGVSGYVSQNYGEGSITYVEYSYAMKSGFPVVKVKNAAGSYVEPTAANVEVALRAARINEDTGSPDYLTQILDGVYNNPDPVAYPMSSYSYMIVPTQATGIFNESKGYTLGEFVKYVVCQGQKQAGALGYSPLPNNLVEAAFKQISKIPGSQVGAYDANSCSNTGAAGSGDPTTGAAPAAAGAAGGGTAAAAGTDAAAAASGAAVGGDAVYDANGNLVSGSAAGGAAAVSAPFTLASDAGGVAQIGMLAAALLLLAAVLVPPLLMRRRRATR; translated from the coding sequence GTGATCCCTCGTTTCCGCCGCCGCGCCGTCTGCGGTGCGCTCGTCGCGCTCATCGTCAGCGCCCTCGCGTTCGGCGCCGCCGTTCCGGCGTCCGCTGCGTCCTACGTCGCGATCGCCGGGTCGGGGTCGACGTGGTCGCAGAACGCGCTGGACCAGTGGCGTCGCAACGTCGCGAGCAACTACGGCATGACCGTGAACTTCTCGGGCACCGGATCGTCTGCGGGACGCAGCGACTTCATCAAGGGCTCCGTCGACTTCGCGGTCAGCGAGATCCCGTTCCAGCGCACCCCGGAAGACGGATCCGCCCCCGAGATCTCCGAGCGCGGCTATGCCTACCTGCCGATCGTGGCGGGCGGTACGTCGCTGATGTACAACCTCAAGATCGGCGGCAAGAAGGTCGACAACCTGCAGATGTCGGGCGATGTGGTCGCGAAGATCTTCGCCGGGCAGATCAAGAAGTGGAACGATCCCGCGATCGTCGCCGACAACCCGGGTCTCGCGCTGCCCGACAAAGACATCATGCCCGTCGTCCGTTCCGATGGATCCGGGTCGACCGCGCAGTTCACGAAGTGGATGGCGACGCAGTACCCGAGCATCTGGACGACCCCGATGACCTCGCAGTTCCCGACGTCGAAGCTGTCGGCGTACAAGGCCCAGAGCGGCTCGCTCGGGGTGTCGGGTTACGTGAGCCAGAACTACGGCGAGGGCTCGATCACCTACGTCGAATACTCCTACGCCATGAAGTCCGGGTTTCCCGTCGTGAAGGTGAAGAACGCGGCCGGGAGCTACGTCGAGCCGACCGCCGCGAACGTCGAGGTGGCGCTGCGCGCCGCGCGCATCAACGAGGACACGGGCTCGCCGGACTATCTGACCCAGATCCTCGACGGGGTCTACAACAACCCCGACCCGGTGGCGTATCCGATGTCGAGCTACTCGTACATGATCGTGCCGACGCAGGCGACCGGAATCTTCAACGAGAGCAAGGGCTACACGCTCGGAGAGTTCGTCAAGTACGTCGTGTGCCAGGGGCAGAAGCAGGCGGGCGCGCTCGGATACTCGCCGCTGCCGAACAACCTGGTCGAGGCGGCCTTCAAGCAGATCAGCAAGATCCCGGGCTCGCAGGTCGGCGCGTACGACGCGAACTCCTGCAGCAACACCGGAGCTGCCGGGAGCGGTGATCCGACGACGGGCGCAGCTCCCGCCGCGGCAGGCGCCGCCGGTGGCGGAACGGCCGCGGCCGCGGGGACGGATGCGGCGGCCGCGGCATCCGGTGCGGCGGTCGGCGGCGACGCCGTGTACGACGCGAACGGCAACCTCGTCTCCGGCTCTGCCGCGGGTGGCGCCGCTGCTGTTTCCGCCCCGTTCACCCTGGCCTCCGACGCCGGTGGTGTCGCGCAGATCGGAATGCTCGCCGCGGCTCTCCTGCTGCTCGCCGCGGTCCTCGTGCCGCCGCTGCTGATGCGTCGCCGTCGCGCGACGCGCTGA
- a CDS encoding phosphate ABC transporter ATP-binding protein, producing the protein MTNPSVLEARLISAWFGDHQVLQDVSLTMPAGRVTALIGPSGCGKSTFLRILNRMHELVPSATLAGEVLLDGDDIYDAGLPVVEARKRIGMVFQKPNPFPAMSIYDNVLAGLALTGVRADRDRRDFLVETCLTKAGLWNELKDRLRSPGGGLSGGQQQRLCIARSLAVRPRILLMDEPCSALDPTSTRVIEETMLELAREVTIVIVTHNMQQAQRVSDQCAFFLASQGQPGHIVEFGDTDAMFASPIDPRTHDYVNGRFG; encoded by the coding sequence CTGACGAACCCCTCCGTGCTGGAAGCGCGCCTGATCTCCGCCTGGTTCGGGGATCACCAGGTGCTGCAGGACGTTTCCCTCACGATGCCGGCCGGTCGCGTGACCGCGCTCATCGGTCCGTCGGGCTGCGGAAAGTCGACGTTCCTGCGCATCCTCAACCGCATGCACGAGCTGGTTCCGTCGGCGACGCTCGCGGGCGAGGTCCTCCTCGACGGTGACGACATCTACGACGCGGGGCTCCCCGTGGTCGAGGCCCGCAAGCGCATCGGAATGGTCTTCCAGAAGCCCAACCCGTTCCCGGCGATGTCGATCTACGACAACGTCCTCGCCGGACTCGCGCTCACGGGCGTTCGTGCCGACCGCGATCGGCGCGACTTCCTCGTCGAGACCTGCCTGACGAAGGCCGGCCTCTGGAACGAGTTGAAGGATCGGCTGCGCTCGCCGGGCGGGGGACTCTCCGGCGGGCAGCAGCAGCGTCTGTGCATCGCTCGCTCGCTGGCCGTTCGGCCCCGCATCCTGCTGATGGACGAGCCCTGCTCGGCGCTGGATCCGACCTCGACGCGAGTGATCGAGGAGACGATGCTCGAGCTGGCGCGCGAGGTGACGATCGTGATCGTCACGCACAACATGCAGCAGGCGCAGCGCGTGTCCGACCAGTGCGCATTCTTCCTGGCCTCCCAGGGGCAGCCCGGACACATCGTGGAATTCGGTGACACCGACGCGATGTTCGCCAGCCCCATCGACCCGCGCACGCACGACTATGTCAACGGTCGCTTCGGCTGA
- the tyrS gene encoding tyrosine--tRNA ligase, whose protein sequence is MSTPALSATAPANDPTFENVWDELVWRGLVHVSTDQAALRALLAGGPITYYCGFDPTAPSLHLGNLVQLLLLRRLQLAGHRPLGLVGGSTGLIGDPRPTAERTLNTRETVEKWVASLRAQVERYLSFEGGNAARMVNNLDWTAPLSAIDFLREIGKYYRVGTMLKKDAVSARLNSEAGISYTEFSYQILQGMDYLELYRQYDCVLQTGGSDQWGNLTSGTDLIHRVEGVSVHAIGTPLITNSDGTKFGKSEGNAVWLDAEMCSPYRMYQFWLNTDDADVVDRLKVFTFLTRAEIEEYAVRVRDEPFRRAAQKRLALEVTALVHGEGAAESVIAASDALFGQGDLTALDAATLRSAIDELPNAEVDAGTTVAQALIATELVSSLGEARRAVSQGGVTLDGQRVTDESAVVSGSLPGGVSVLRRGKKTLAGVVIRS, encoded by the coding sequence GTGTCTACGCCCGCTCTGAGCGCGACCGCCCCCGCCAACGATCCGACGTTCGAGAACGTCTGGGACGAACTGGTCTGGCGCGGCCTCGTGCATGTGTCCACTGATCAGGCGGCGCTGCGCGCCCTCCTGGCGGGCGGCCCCATCACGTACTACTGCGGCTTCGATCCGACGGCGCCGAGTCTGCACCTCGGCAACCTGGTGCAGCTCCTGCTGCTGCGCCGGCTGCAACTCGCCGGACATCGCCCGCTCGGACTCGTGGGCGGGTCGACGGGCCTGATCGGCGACCCGCGCCCGACCGCCGAGCGCACGCTCAACACCCGCGAGACGGTGGAGAAGTGGGTGGCGAGCCTGCGCGCCCAGGTCGAGCGCTACCTCAGCTTCGAGGGCGGGAACGCTGCCCGCATGGTGAACAACCTGGATTGGACGGCGCCGCTGTCGGCCATCGACTTCCTCCGCGAGATCGGTAAGTACTACCGCGTCGGCACGATGCTGAAGAAGGATGCCGTCAGCGCGCGGTTGAACTCCGAGGCCGGCATCAGCTACACCGAGTTCAGCTACCAGATCCTCCAGGGGATGGACTACCTGGAGCTCTACCGCCAGTACGACTGCGTCCTGCAGACCGGTGGCTCGGACCAGTGGGGAAACCTCACGAGCGGCACCGACCTCATCCATCGCGTCGAGGGCGTCTCGGTGCACGCCATCGGCACCCCGCTGATCACGAACAGCGACGGCACGAAGTTCGGCAAGAGCGAGGGCAACGCCGTCTGGCTCGACGCGGAGATGTGCAGCCCGTACCGGATGTACCAGTTCTGGTTGAACACCGATGACGCGGACGTCGTCGATCGCTTGAAGGTCTTCACGTTCCTCACGCGGGCCGAGATCGAGGAGTACGCGGTGCGCGTGCGCGATGAGCCGTTCCGACGCGCGGCGCAGAAGCGGCTCGCCCTCGAGGTGACGGCGCTCGTGCACGGCGAGGGGGCGGCCGAATCCGTGATCGCCGCGTCCGACGCGCTCTTCGGGCAGGGGGATCTGACCGCTCTGGATGCGGCGACCCTCCGATCGGCGATCGACGAGCTCCCGAACGCCGAGGTCGATGCGGGCACGACCGTGGCGCAGGCGCTGATCGCGACCGAGCTCGTGTCGAGTCTCGGTGAAGCACGGCGCGCGGTCTCCCAAGGCGGGGTGACTCTCGACGGTCAGCGGGTGACCGACGAGTCCGCGGTGGTGTCGGGGTCTCTTCCGGGCGGGGTGTCGGTGCTGCGTCGCGGCAAGAAGACGCTCGCCGGGGTCGTCATCCGGAGCTGA
- a CDS encoding SatD family protein yields MSVAVIADIVGSRRLVDREAGQRAVEQAVARATADLPGAERMLTPTVGDELQGVYTDLGAALGAVLLVRLALPDGVDCRFGIGIGATGTIASEAVGTIAEGPGWWAAREAIDTVHGLQARTVPGARTWVAASAEANDRMRETVRIANAGLLTRDHLVTAMSARARRLTYGRCIGTPQRALAASEGVTQSAVSQLLASSGANAIVEGFRWVGETD; encoded by the coding sequence ATGAGTGTTGCGGTGATTGCAGACATCGTCGGTTCCCGACGGCTCGTCGACCGAGAAGCCGGTCAACGAGCCGTCGAGCAGGCCGTTGCGCGTGCGACCGCCGATCTGCCCGGCGCGGAACGGATGCTGACGCCCACGGTGGGTGACGAACTCCAGGGTGTCTACACCGACCTCGGCGCCGCGCTCGGCGCCGTGCTCCTCGTGCGCCTCGCCCTCCCCGACGGCGTCGATTGCCGCTTCGGCATCGGCATCGGCGCGACCGGCACGATCGCCTCGGAGGCGGTCGGCACCATCGCCGAAGGGCCGGGCTGGTGGGCGGCGCGCGAAGCGATCGACACCGTGCACGGGCTCCAGGCGCGCACGGTGCCGGGGGCGCGCACGTGGGTGGCAGCCTCCGCCGAGGCAAACGACCGGATGCGGGAGACCGTGCGCATCGCCAACGCGGGACTGCTCACACGCGATCACCTGGTCACCGCGATGAGCGCCCGCGCCCGCCGGCTCACCTACGGGCGATGCATCGGAACGCCGCAGCGGGCGCTCGCCGCATCCGAGGGCGTGACGCAGTCCGCGGTGTCGCAACTGCTCGCGTCGTCCGGTGCCAACGCCATCGTCGAGGGGTTCCGGTGGGTGGGGGAGACCGACTGA
- a CDS encoding protein kinase domain-containing protein: MTDGLVAGRFRLTALRGSGGTAAVFAAVDEQVGHPVALKLLHPHLAADRAVWAAFFEEVRAAQSIVHPLVAEIFDAGTVETDPPVVWIAMELVEGVTLEEHVRAHGPLPSAAARVLMDGLLDALAAAHAEGVVHRDLTPANVMIASDALEPFDPMLFRRRIRLLDFGLADVPGRTTRGSDALLAGTAAAPAGVVASVPYASPEQLSGAPVTEASDLYQAGATLFFALTGRVPFRGASDVVVRAHLTAPPPVPSAERPGIDRAMDRVVTTAMLKRPADRFANAGEMRRALAPADTGVTAAAVTGSADTGRADTAVTRAQPGLPSGGIPATDPDADADADARAATRVYRTSVPESGAGASGPPHGAAAGRRPRWPAWAAGGVGAVALIGIIALSAAAGSAPSAVPPPVSSAPTPTVTASTSAPSPAETVPVLVDVPPIVGMPVGDARGVLAAAGFAVGAETAVDGTTPAGVVVAADPASGSRRPVGTAVSVQVASGRNAIPAVMGLSIAEAAALVSAAGFVPTVEYAGAGEPDVVVAAAPAAGAVVALGTGVTLWAPASAPPAVTPTPVPAPSSPSPAPVPSPTATQGAP, translated from the coding sequence GTGACGGACGGCCTCGTCGCGGGCCGGTTCCGGTTGACGGCGCTCCGCGGCAGCGGCGGGACGGCCGCCGTTTTCGCGGCGGTCGATGAGCAGGTGGGGCATCCGGTCGCGCTCAAGCTGCTGCATCCGCACCTCGCGGCCGACCGCGCCGTCTGGGCGGCTTTCTTCGAGGAGGTGCGGGCCGCGCAGTCGATCGTGCACCCCCTGGTGGCGGAGATCTTCGATGCCGGCACGGTGGAGACCGATCCGCCGGTCGTCTGGATCGCGATGGAGCTGGTCGAGGGCGTCACGCTCGAAGAGCACGTCCGCGCCCACGGTCCGCTGCCGAGTGCCGCGGCGCGGGTCCTGATGGACGGGCTGCTGGATGCGCTCGCCGCCGCCCACGCCGAGGGCGTGGTGCACCGGGATCTCACCCCGGCCAACGTCATGATCGCGTCCGACGCGCTCGAGCCGTTCGATCCGATGCTGTTCCGTCGCCGCATCCGCCTCCTGGACTTCGGGCTGGCCGATGTGCCCGGACGCACGACGCGCGGGTCGGACGCGCTGCTGGCGGGCACGGCGGCCGCCCCGGCCGGGGTCGTGGCGAGCGTGCCGTACGCCTCACCGGAGCAGCTGTCGGGCGCACCGGTCACGGAGGCCAGCGACCTCTACCAGGCCGGGGCGACGCTGTTCTTCGCGCTGACGGGCCGCGTTCCGTTCCGTGGCGCCAGCGATGTCGTCGTGCGCGCGCACCTGACGGCACCCCCGCCGGTGCCCTCGGCGGAGCGTCCGGGCATCGACCGCGCGATGGACCGGGTCGTGACGACGGCGATGCTCAAGCGCCCGGCCGATCGGTTCGCGAATGCGGGGGAGATGCGGCGGGCGCTCGCGCCGGCAGACACCGGCGTCACCGCGGCCGCGGTCACCGGAAGCGCCGACACGGGTCGCGCAGACACGGCGGTCACCCGGGCGCAGCCGGGCCTCCCGAGCGGCGGCATTCCGGCGACGGATCCGGATGCGGATGCGGACGCGGATGCGCGCGCGGCCACCCGGGTCTACCGCACCTCGGTGCCCGAGTCCGGGGCCGGCGCATCCGGACCCCCGCACGGAGCAGCGGCCGGTCGTCGTCCGCGCTGGCCCGCCTGGGCCGCGGGGGGAGTCGGCGCGGTCGCGCTGATCGGCATCATCGCGCTCTCCGCGGCAGCGGGATCGGCGCCGTCGGCCGTCCCGCCTCCCGTCTCATCCGCTCCGACACCGACTGTGACGGCCTCCACGTCGGCTCCGTCGCCCGCCGAGACCGTTCCGGTGCTCGTCGACGTCCCCCCGATCGTCGGGATGCCCGTCGGTGACGCCCGAGGTGTGCTCGCCGCGGCGGGCTTCGCGGTCGGCGCCGAGACGGCCGTCGACGGAACCACGCCCGCGGGCGTCGTCGTCGCCGCCGACCCCGCCTCCGGCTCTCGGCGCCCGGTCGGCACCGCCGTCTCCGTCCAGGTCGCCTCGGGCCGGAACGCGATCCCCGCGGTGATGGGCCTATCGATCGCAGAGGCCGCGGCCCTGGTGAGTGCGGCGGGATTCGTGCCCACGGTGGAGTACGCCGGCGCGGGCGAACCGGATGTCGTCGTCGCCGCCGCGCCCGCGGCCGGCGCCGTGGTCGCGTTGGGCACCGGAGTCACGCTCTGGGCGCCCGCATCCGCTCCTCCCGCCGTGACCCCGACACCGGTCCCCGCCCCGTCGAGTCCGAGTCCCGCGCCGGTGCCCTCGCCGACCGCGACGCAGGGGGCGCCATGA
- the pstA gene encoding phosphate ABC transporter permease PstA, giving the protein MTTITAAERQAEDERRAAPARTTVPRPYQGRARPERRRPGTVALEDTFDLVGALLAGGSVATLLFGWIAPLSGAVGWVVVAYLVFLISYAVLVSLRADRLAVMNRIVTVLLCSAGLAVLAVLLFVVLYTVGRGVPALSNLNFFVETMRFAGPLDPLEVGGIAHAIVGTLIQISIALAITVPLGITTAVFLNEIGGRFARFVRTVSDAMTALPSIVAGLFVYAALITLVTKERSGFAASIAITVMMLPIVIRSADVVLRLVPHQLREASYALGSSRWRTVWKVVLPTSRSGLATAVILGTARGIGETSPVLLTSGVTAEMNTNPFSGPMISLPLQVFTFVQSPEPNMVARGFGTAAVLILLVLSLFVVARLIGGRGAGILSDGQRRRATRRSQDDLIRIVTRSTLPDYAVPARTRPQENP; this is encoded by the coding sequence ATGACCACGATCACCGCCGCCGAACGGCAGGCAGAAGACGAACGCCGCGCCGCCCCCGCGCGCACGACCGTGCCGCGGCCGTACCAGGGCCGCGCGCGCCCGGAGCGTCGCCGCCCCGGCACGGTCGCGCTGGAGGACACCTTCGACCTCGTCGGGGCGCTTCTGGCCGGCGGATCGGTGGCGACGCTGCTGTTCGGGTGGATCGCGCCGCTGTCGGGCGCCGTCGGCTGGGTCGTGGTCGCCTACCTCGTCTTCCTGATCTCGTACGCGGTGCTCGTCTCCCTCCGCGCCGACCGTCTCGCCGTGATGAACCGGATCGTGACGGTGCTGCTGTGCAGCGCGGGGCTGGCCGTTCTCGCGGTGCTCCTGTTCGTCGTGCTGTACACCGTCGGCCGCGGCGTTCCGGCGCTGTCGAATCTCAACTTCTTCGTCGAGACGATGCGGTTCGCCGGACCCCTGGATCCGCTGGAAGTGGGCGGAATCGCGCACGCGATCGTCGGCACCCTGATTCAGATCTCCATCGCGCTGGCGATCACCGTGCCGCTCGGCATCACGACGGCCGTGTTCCTCAACGAGATCGGCGGACGCTTCGCCCGCTTCGTCCGCACCGTGTCCGACGCGATGACGGCGCTGCCCTCGATCGTGGCGGGCTTGTTCGTCTACGCCGCGCTGATCACCCTGGTCACCAAGGAACGCTCCGGTTTCGCCGCATCCATCGCCATCACCGTGATGATGCTGCCGATCGTGATCCGCTCGGCCGACGTGGTGCTGCGCCTCGTACCGCACCAGCTCCGCGAGGCGTCCTACGCGCTCGGCTCGTCGCGCTGGCGGACGGTGTGGAAGGTCGTTCTGCCGACCTCCCGTTCGGGGCTGGCGACGGCCGTCATCCTCGGTACCGCTCGCGGGATCGGTGAAACGTCGCCGGTGCTCCTCACCTCGGGAGTCACCGCCGAGATGAACACGAACCCGTTCTCCGGGCCCATGATCTCGCTGCCCCTCCAGGTGTTCACCTTCGTGCAGTCGCCCGAACCGAACATGGTCGCCCGCGGATTCGGCACGGCCGCCGTGCTCATCCTGCTCGTGCTGAGCCTGTTCGTCGTCGCTCGCCTCATCGGCGGGCGCGGCGCGGGAATCCTCTCCGACGGTCAGCGCCGTCGGGCCACCCGGCGCTCGCAGGACGACCTCATCCGCATCGTCACCCGCTCGACGCTTCCCGACTACGCCGTTCCGGCACGTACCCGCCCGCAGGAGAACCCGTGA
- the pstC gene encoding phosphate ABC transporter permease subunit PstC: MTDAVTEVIAPADKPAQAPIRSLRSLPVFSDRVFRTVCFAAGGVTVAIMLAVGVFLTARGGQALSSSGFSFLWVQEWNPQEGVPDSFGIAAVLFGTVTIAAIALAFSFPLALGTALLISEVLPAGVKRAMTTIVDLMAAVPSVVFGLWGVQFLQENVIPVAQWISKYLGAIPIFAVTDAEGIGLTDASAFTSSAFIAGMVVALMVLPTQTSIMREAFSQAPIGEREGALALGSTRWGMIRTVVLPFGRGGIIGGTMLGLGRALGETIAVYMIISPIFTINWEVLKTGTNSVSALIALRYGESSEFGLSALMAAGLALFLITLVINFTASSVVARSRSGAEST, encoded by the coding sequence ATGACGGATGCCGTCACGGAGGTGATCGCGCCGGCCGACAAGCCAGCGCAGGCACCGATACGCTCGCTGCGCTCGCTGCCGGTGTTCTCGGACCGCGTGTTCCGCACGGTGTGCTTCGCCGCGGGCGGGGTGACGGTGGCGATCATGCTCGCCGTCGGCGTGTTCCTCACGGCGCGGGGAGGACAGGCGCTCTCGTCGTCGGGCTTCTCGTTCCTGTGGGTGCAGGAGTGGAACCCGCAGGAGGGCGTGCCGGACTCGTTCGGAATCGCGGCCGTGCTCTTCGGCACCGTCACGATCGCCGCGATCGCGTTGGCGTTCTCCTTCCCGCTCGCTCTCGGCACGGCTCTGCTGATCAGCGAGGTGCTGCCGGCGGGGGTCAAGCGCGCCATGACGACGATCGTCGACCTCATGGCTGCCGTCCCGAGTGTCGTCTTCGGTCTCTGGGGGGTGCAGTTCCTGCAGGAGAACGTGATCCCGGTCGCCCAGTGGATCTCGAAGTACCTCGGCGCCATCCCGATCTTCGCCGTGACGGATGCGGAGGGGATCGGCCTCACCGACGCGAGCGCCTTCACCTCGTCGGCGTTCATCGCGGGCATGGTGGTGGCGCTCATGGTGCTCCCGACCCAGACCTCGATCATGCGCGAGGCCTTCTCGCAGGCGCCGATCGGCGAACGGGAGGGCGCTCTCGCGCTCGGCTCGACGCGGTGGGGGATGATCCGCACCGTCGTGCTGCCGTTCGGTCGCGGCGGGATCATCGGCGGCACGATGCTCGGCCTCGGGCGTGCGCTCGGCGAGACGATCGCGGTGTACATGATCATCTCGCCGATCTTCACGATCAACTGGGAGGTGCTGAAGACCGGCACCAACTCGGTGTCGGCCCTCATCGCGCTCCGCTACGGCGAGTCCAGCGAGTTCGGGCTGTCGGCCCTGATGGCCGCGGGCCTCGCCCTCTTCCTCATCACCCTCGTGATCAACTTCACGGCGTCATCGGTCGTCGCCCGTTCGCGGTCGGGAGCGGAAAGCACATGA
- a CDS encoding sortase, whose amino-acid sequence MVASLIAMLLLSLLVIGNLTYHARQQQLDDRFRAELAAGTAPVSEGDFEDVLLADGDPVALIEIPEIGLRDVVVEGTSGSVLMDGPGHRRDTVLPGQVGVSVLMGRALAYGGPFGGLSQLTPGDRFSVTTGQGEHVYEVMGTRYAGDPAPANPRSGESRLILTTARGGPLAPVGVQYVDATLVGDAQPRGARQTTFVTLPPQDTPLATDTRTVWALIFALQFLVVAEIGAIWALRRFGWRKTWIAFVPVLLLASLLTATQVAVLLPNLI is encoded by the coding sequence ATGGTGGCGTCGCTGATCGCGATGCTGCTGCTGTCGCTCCTGGTCATCGGCAACCTGACCTATCACGCCCGGCAACAGCAGCTCGACGATCGTTTCCGGGCCGAGCTCGCCGCGGGAACGGCGCCGGTCAGCGAGGGCGACTTCGAGGATGTGCTGCTCGCCGACGGTGATCCAGTGGCGCTGATCGAGATCCCCGAGATCGGACTGCGCGATGTCGTCGTCGAAGGCACCTCGGGCAGCGTCCTCATGGACGGCCCGGGGCATCGCCGCGACACGGTGCTGCCGGGTCAGGTCGGCGTCAGCGTTCTGATGGGGCGCGCTCTCGCGTACGGCGGGCCGTTCGGCGGCTTGTCGCAGCTCACCCCGGGGGACCGATTCTCGGTGACGACGGGTCAGGGCGAGCACGTGTACGAGGTCATGGGTACGCGGTACGCCGGCGACCCGGCTCCGGCGAACCCGCGCTCCGGCGAGAGCCGGCTCATCCTCACGACCGCCCGTGGCGGTCCGTTGGCGCCGGTCGGTGTGCAGTACGTCGACGCGACCCTCGTGGGCGATGCGCAACCGCGCGGGGCGCGGCAGACGACGTTCGTGACGCTCCCGCCCCAGGACACGCCGCTCGCCACCGATACCCGCACGGTGTGGGCACTGATCTTCGCGCTGCAGTTCCTCGTGGTCGCCGAGATCGGCGCCATCTGGGCGCTCCGCCGATTCGGGTGGCGGAAGACCTGGATCGCCTTCGTCCCCGTCCTCCTGCTGGCGAGCCTGCTGACCGCCACGCAGGTCGCCGTCCTTCTCCCGAACCTGATCTGA
- a CDS encoding DUF916 domain-containing protein, producing the protein MFETRTRTGALALRTLIALTATFLAAGLLTVAAPLAAHADDAESIAGGPCDDSGASDGRSRFTYDAVPGQQISDCYLVENTGTVSQRVTVYATDAFNTEAGDFALLDGAASPTDAGAWIALEDGSARMQFDLAAGDSRPVRFTLTVPADAGPGDHAGGLIVSAQTPSDQILVDRRVGTRMYVRVPGELQSLLNITGMTATYTPTLNPFDGTANVTLTVTNQGNVALAPTLVLYAKSFFGSDLTERRLENLDELLPGASRTVTYDLGPVGQYVYVDAAASLYSRGDQTGATAAVPEAPQVDRNAGMWAVPWILVGILLLAALAVLIARWRRRRDDRRAAEWMAFTQAEAERAAAAPRETVGSGA; encoded by the coding sequence GTGTTCGAAACCCGAACCCGAACGGGTGCCCTTGCGTTGCGCACGCTCATCGCGCTGACAGCGACCTTCCTCGCGGCCGGTCTGCTGACCGTCGCGGCGCCTCTCGCCGCGCACGCCGATGACGCGGAGTCGATCGCCGGCGGTCCGTGCGACGACAGCGGCGCGAGCGACGGCCGATCCCGCTTCACGTACGACGCCGTTCCCGGCCAGCAGATCTCCGACTGCTACCTGGTCGAGAACACCGGCACCGTGTCGCAGCGGGTCACTGTATACGCGACGGATGCGTTCAACACCGAGGCCGGCGACTTCGCCCTGCTCGACGGGGCCGCATCGCCCACCGACGCCGGTGCCTGGATCGCGCTCGAAGACGGATCGGCCCGGATGCAGTTCGATCTCGCCGCGGGAGATTCCCGCCCCGTGCGGTTCACGCTCACCGTCCCGGCGGATGCCGGTCCCGGCGACCACGCCGGCGGGCTGATCGTGTCGGCGCAGACGCCGTCCGACCAGATCCTCGTCGACCGTCGCGTCGGCACCCGCATGTACGTCCGCGTACCGGGCGAGCTGCAGTCGCTGCTGAACATCACCGGGATGACCGCGACCTACACGCCCACCCTGAACCCCTTCGACGGCACGGCGAACGTCACGCTGACGGTGACGAACCAGGGCAATGTCGCGCTCGCACCGACCCTCGTGCTGTATGCCAAGAGCTTCTTCGGCTCCGATCTCACCGAGCGGAGGCTCGAGAACCTCGACGAGCTCCTCCCGGGGGCATCACGCACCGTGACATACGACCTCGGCCCGGTGGGCCAGTACGTGTACGTGGATGCGGCGGCGTCCCTCTACTCCCGCGGCGATCAGACCGGCGCCACCGCCGCCGTACCCGAAGCGCCGCAGGTGGACCGCAACGCCGGCATGTGGGCCGTTCCGTGGATCCTCGTCGGCATCCTGCTCCTCGCCGCGCTCGCCGTGCTCATCGCGCGGTGGCGCCGCCGCCGCGACGACAGGCGCGCGGCCGAGTGGATGGCGTTCACGCAGGCCGAGGCCGAGCGTGCGGCAGCGGCTCCCCGCGAAACCGTCGGATCGGGGGCCTGA